From Strigops habroptila isolate Jane chromosome 10, bStrHab1.2.pri, whole genome shotgun sequence, one genomic window encodes:
- the C10H1orf100 gene encoding LOW QUALITY PROTEIN: uncharacterized protein C1orf100 homolog (The sequence of the model RefSeq protein was modified relative to this genomic sequence to represent the inferred CDS: substituted 1 base at 1 genomic stop codon), with product KIDFPQLGWDSCSLVSCLYLHYLLSACCISSVVHPGKDVCGFYPRQLGQVYGAHASRGAPGPFSKLQPAPVNYKAETSFHPDFDSSALRNSMPFPKIMKMTTSHXHNQTSYEAAFDLPYFNISNSC from the exons AAAATTGATTTTCCGCAGCTTGGGTGGGATTCCTGCTCTTTAGTCTCCTGCTTGTACCTTCACTACCTCCTATCTGCTTGCTGCATCAGCTCAGTTGTTCATCCTGGAAAGGACGTCTGTGGTTTCTATCCCAGGCAGCTGGGACAGGTCTATGGGGCACACGCATCCAGAGGAGCTCCAGG ACCTTTCAGTAAACTGCAACCAGCTCCAGTAAACTACAAAGCTGAAACTTCATTTCATCCTGACTTTGACAGTTCAGCTCTCAGGAATTCCATGCCTTTTccaaaaataatgaagatgaCCACTAGCCACTAGCACAATCAAACTTCATATGAAGCAGCATTTGACTTGCCATATTTCAACATAAGTAACTCATGCTGA